The DNA region TCATTGTTCTAACATTCAGGAAGTATCTATATAGGGtgtggaggaaaaaaaggagatgTGGGAGATTTCAGAGCAGACACTGCCCAGACTAGATCTTTTATCCTcccatgcacatgcacacatacacctcAGTTCCATTATAAGCTTTTGGTGAAAAAGGTAAAGCATTTTATTGAAAAAGCCTCACAGTTCTGACTCTTTGTCATTTTCATCCAGGTAGTATTCATCATCTGTGGTTGTGTCTGTGTCACAATCCGAGTCCACTGGGTCATCCTCATAGATATTAAGCGGTTCACTTGGAGATAAGCCATCTTCTGGCATCTGACTACAGGGAGAATTTGAGCTTAATGACTCTGAGGGGTTGGGAGCGTTCCTCAAACCATCTTTTAGGAAGCCAGGGTTCTTAAGAAAACTTGGTTTCCATAATCTTCCTTGTGTAAGTGACCTCTTtacattttctaagaaagctaattGTTGTTCTTTCCCAAAGATCCCATAGTCGATAGGTCTGTATATAGATGTTGCAGACCTGGTACCTGTTTTTGTACCGCTGCGATAAGCCCAACTTTCATTTCCATCGTAGGAGGGGAGTTCAGAAAAAGATCTGAATCTTCGACTGTACCCATTGTTGACAGAGAATTCATTCCCAAGGGTCAGTCGACTCAGGGCATTGTCAATAGAAGTGCTTTCAGAAAAATGGCGCTCTCTGACTTTTGGAGGATGACTTTTTCGTAGTAGATCGCCATGCATATTAATGCTTTTTAAACTCTTTGAACGATAGAGGTGTGGCTCAGGTTCCCACTCCAGAGATGAAGCACTCCTTTGTTGCCGCAGAAAACTGGCCAGTGGGATGCTTACTCTAGATTTCTGTGCAGGCTCCAGTGGAAAAGGAGGGCTCAGCCTCCTCTGATCGTCAGAGAATTCTGCTTCCCTGAGGCTGGTGAATGTGATGGGGGATGGGGCTCCTGATTCTCTTTCTAAATTCTCAGCTACTGTGACATCTTTAGAACTCTCAAGCTTTGATGGTGATTCTGAGACATTTTTAAACTCGTTCTGATGTCGTTGTGAAATGCTGTTAGACTTCTGGTTGCTGACATGTGTAGAAGGTTCTCTGCTGGGTAGTACAGTAATGGGGAGAGGGTTCTCGGATTTCTTCACATGCTTTCCATCCTCACTCAACCTGCTTTCGCCTATGGAGTCTGCAGATTTTGGAGTAGGCTCAGGGAACAGTGGGTTGCATTCCACTGTGCCAAGAGGTAAATGGTCAAAGCCAGATCTGCCTCCACTTTGGGGGAAGATAGTAGCTACATGTCTTCTGGGGCTTACATCTTTAGCTGGgaattttctgtttgctttagaCATGACTGCCAATCTGTGTTTAACTGAAGATCTATTTTCCCCCTTTACTAGGTCATCagaattggttttatttttattgtttccttcagGAAGTGAAGGTTGATCCCaagctgatttctgcatttcatcTTCAGCCTTCCTGCTCTCTGTCATATTTGCCTCCTGACTTCTTTGAGGTAATTCTCTGGGTTCAGACTGCAGACTCTCTAAGTTTGGTTCATCTGACTGAGTCTCTTCACCAAGCTGTAGTTTATGCAATGCTGGAGTAAGAGCAAAGACTTGACTCTCTGAGTGAGAAAGTGTTTTATTAGTCATTTTTTGGCAGTTGGTTCCGACGTCCCCTCTGCCTTCCCTAGGCTGTGATCCACTGGAGCTCTCACCTACAGTTGTGGATGTGTGATCTTTCTGAGGACACTTCCCACTTCCAGTAAAAGGAATGGCTCTGCCACTCCCTGTACACTCCCAAGAATTTCTTCTGGCTTGGGAATTTCCAATATTAACTTCTGAAAGAGCTGGAAGACTAGAGGGACCACTGTTACTTGTATTAATGGATTGTTGacaattttcagatttttcttcagAAACATTTTTTCTCTGAAGCATCAACAAAGTATGCAGGGTTTCACTTTGCAGTTttttacctctttctttcttgttttctgaatCACCTAGAGGTGTTTTAGCTAAATTATCTGAAAAAATCTCTCTAGCTTTAGATTCCTCTTCAGGAAGAGAAACAGCTGCTTCAACAGAAGCCATTTCCTGTAATGTAGGCACTAGGGGCCCCCTATTTGATAATCGGAAGGCAGTCATATTTTCAGTGGTCAGCGTCTGATCAGAGTTGACCGACATCTTTAGATTTTCACATGAAGGTGTTCCTGACTGCTCTCGTGTAAAATAATTCTGTTCATCTTTTTCTAAAGCATTAGGAAATGTTTCAGTCTCCACTTGAGGTGATTCTGTAAGTGAATTAGTATTTTGTGTATACTGTTGAAGGAGGTTACAGAATTTTTTGCTGGGTTTCCTCGGTAGAGTATAATATATTGAGACCACCTCCAGACATTTTACATTATCTTCATCACCAGAAACAGAAAACGTACTAGTTGTCTTAACTTTATGTAATGTTTTCCCACGTTCTTTTCCTGACAAGTCTGAACAAAAAGGTAAAGGGTCTTCATTTGAAAGGGCAAGTACACTTCTCCTGGAGGCAGCCATTTTACCCTCTTTCTCAGTGCATTCTTGGAAGTTTTCCTTTCGGTGGTGTCTTTTGGTTAAAGAACAATCTCTAACAGATGAGTCACTTTCCACAGGGCTAATGATTCTCTCCCAAGCCCTTGGTGTTAGCTCAGAAGCATCCCTGCCTGAGGTcaatggcttttttctttcttctcttccagttGAGGCATGTGGCTCCCCTGAGGGACACGACATAGCCCTGTTAATGAGGAATGGAAGGGGTCCTTTTCTAATGGAAGTAGATCCACTGCTTTTTACATTTGTCATTCTCTTTGTGGCTTCAGGTGCTTCCAGGGCTGAGTCTGAAATGACTTTGGAACATTCATTCACTGACTCAGGAGAGCCGGGACTAAATTTGTTTAATGTATAGTTCCCCATTGCATCTTCCACGTTATTTTTGATTTGGAAGGGAGGTGGCCCATTCCTCAATGAAGCAGCCATTATTTTACTCCCTGACTGCCTGCCATGTATGAGAAAACTGCTTGATTTTCTTGGCAAGGTACAATAAATTGTGTCAAGCTCAGAACCTTTGGAATTGCTTTGATTTGCTTCAATGAGGCTCCTGTGATCACTGGTGGGTACTGATATACTTTCTGTTTTGCTTAACTTTTCAATACAGGATATACGATgccttatttttccctttcctctttcatTCCTAAAAGGAGAGTGTGAATGGCATTTGACATCAACCACTTCATCGTGTGTAGGCACATGACTATCATTTCTCTCTTGGTTTtctgagtggcttaaaataaaCTGATTCTTTTGGTTCTTCCCAgcattgtctttttcttctctttctcctagcGATGGATCTTTGTCTGAAGGACTTCTCCTGGAGAACACTGTAGTAGATGGAACCACAGGAGCATCAAGGGAAGAATTATTTGATGGTGAGGAATCTGGTAGTGCAGCTGATGACAGATCTAAAGAATCACACGAGGTCTTGTGGCCAGTAGTCAACTTGCCACAGTTGGTAGAATGAATTGTGGCACATTGTTCTCCCTCAGTATCTAAAATAACAGGCTTTTCTGGAGATTGTGCATTTTGAATATCAGTTGGTGCAGAGCTCCAGTGGTTATTTGTAATAATGCTTGAAATATCTTCATTACTTACAGTTAATTCCTGGTGACAACCTTGGTCTGTCCTGGGGAAAGATAGTGGTGTTCTGTGTTCCTGAATGAAAGGAAGGGAAGCCGTTGAGCCAAGTTTTCTGTTCTCAGTAAACCTCTTATCTTGTTTAATGTCATTGGATTTATCTTTGTGCGGTGTATACATTTTGGAGGTATCTTTCCTGGAAAAGACTCTGGGTGACTGTTTTGAACTTATTGTGGTAGATGCACTGAAACCAAACCTGTTGCTCTTGGCTGAGTCCTGGGAGAAAGGATTTTGAAAATCAGGTAAAGAGTTTGAGATCCCTCTCTGTGAAACAGGTTGGGGCACTTCACCTGCCTTGTTTGTCTGGTCCATCTTGCTTAGCTGTTTGTCTTCTTCTGAAATAGATTCATTTAAGTCTTTCTCATTATTCACTTCTGTGACCAAGATATTGGGCTGGCTTTTGGCAAGAGACAGAGAGTCAATTGAATTGCTGTTGGTCACAGTGACTTCTGTATGGCTTCTCATTGGATGAGAGGCAGGCTTATTAGGAATAATTTTCTGCAAAGTGACTGTGGGATTCTGCAAGTTGGGACTCTGAGGATTCCTTCTGTCATCAGAAGTCTGGGGAAAGGAAGTTTTGAATGAGGATGCTAGAGTCTGAGCAATTCCAAATGAGGAAGCTTCTTTGTTTATATGTACTTCAACAGGAGAACTGTCCTGTTGGCTTACCAACTCACCAGATTTGACATGATAGCTTGAACCAGTCATGGAGCAAACATTTGGTGTGCCAAAATGAGGAGTCAACTTGGTCTCACTACCATGTGATACCGCCATGCTCTCCAGTGTGGATGTCTGAAAATCAAACTGCCAGGGATGTGGCTCTTCTTGGACTCTGGAAACATCTGTTCCATAACCAGAAGAAAATGATTCCCAGTGTTCAGAAGAAACACTATGGCCATGAATGGCTGATGCACTATTTGCTTCCATGGAAATCATTTCAAAGTCTCTGTCAGAAGAACTGAATGACTTCCTGCTTTGATGAAAATCAGACCAGAAAGAATGTCCTTTCTGTTGGCTCCAAAAAGGACTTTGTCCAAATCTCCTCTGTTCTCCGCTTTGTCCAAAGGTATTGCTGAAGAAAGACCTGGCAAATGGGTTGCTTTGATGGTAGAATGGCATATTCTCTGAGTTCTCAAAAGTGTCAGGACTCATTGCATTCTCCATGGGAACATTTAAACTAACACGTTGGTAAACATTCTGTGAATGGTAAGATTCATATCTCCTATTCTCCTGAAAACCCCTGGGATACACATACTTGTCAGCAGGGTCAATTTCCATTGGTGATGGTGCCCTCAGGTTCTCCCTATCTCTAGAGGAATCCGATCTGTTCCATATGATAGATGATAAAGGAGTTCTCTTTGGACTCTGCTGGTGCCTTGGTGGTATAAACCCACTCTTGTTCTGAGTTGTGGCTGGAAAATGCAAGCTTCTTGCTGTGAAATGCCCTGTGGCTGGTAAGGCCAACCGTTGTCTGCTGTCAAAACACAGCGAAGTACTTCCTAAAGTATTTTTTTGCACATAATCTTCTTTAAAGACTCTGGGCTCCCTTGTCCTGTACATATCATAAATTGTCCTTGTCCTAGGAGAAAAGGTTTTAAAACCTTCCCTAGGAGTTCCTGGTCTTAGGATGTCATAGATAGACATATTGGAAGTTTCATTATAGTGTTTTTTGTGCCTTTCTGTGATATTACCATGTCTGCTACCACTGGAATAAAAGTGACTGAACTGTGTCCTTGATCCATAGTTGAGGGGTGTTCTGGTATTCACTGAGCTTGCAGACTGTTCCTGAGCCAATTTGCTATCCAAGTCATCTAAAACTGAAAAGAGAATGTGAATCaacttttttgtatatgtttttacaGTTTAATAATAATTTGAGTTATTGAAGGCTCCTTTTCAAGAAACATAATcgtttacaattttattttttatcatattaTCATAAATGTTATAACattaattttgattatatttttaagatagtCTGACTTTTACAAGACTATAGTGAAAAtttatttcctgctttttcttttttttcttttttagacggagtctcgctctgtagcccaggctggagtgcagtggcacgatctcggctcactgcaagctccacttcccaggttcacaccattctcctgcctcagcctcccgagtcactgggactacaagtgcccgccaccgcgcccggctaatttttttttttttttgtatttttagtagagagggggtttcacagtgttagccaggatggaattTCCTGCTTTTTCAAATCACTTTTTTCCAAAGTGAACCTTCCATAACGCCCTAAGGAAATAGAACTATATTCTTCTAACAATGAATTTTAATCATGGTTTTTTTTAGTGCATCTAAAGCGTACTGAGTTTTTCTATATGGGCTAGTAATAAAAGGGAACTAATAATGCAGACATTGAATAACTAGACAATTGTTAGTGTTGTTAAGCCTTGTCTTTCGTTTCTTTCATGTCACTAGGTTGCTACAATATTTCCAGCTGTGTATACCTCCTGGGATCATAATAGAAATGAGCCTCTGTAAGTAGCATATGATTTCTAGGTTATACTGTTACGAAAACAGTATTACCACCAAAAGCTTAGCACCTAATTTATGAACATACTTAAGGTGGATGGGGGATTCGagcaatatatttaattaaaagtgccagataatattattaaatgatatgccaatggtagattttttttttctggaaaaattaaTACCCATTAACACTCCTATAAAACAGCACTTCCTGTGTGTCACGCAGAGTCCTAAACACTTaatatattaactcattaaatCCTTACACCACCTTAGAAGGTTGGTCCTACTACCATTATTATTCtataatgaggaaactgaagcaagaAGAGATTAAGCAAATTCCTAAGATCACACAgcgctgggatttgaacccagaccgTCTGTTTCCTGAGTCCATGCATACAACCACTGTGCAATGCAACCTCTGTGTCCATGCATATGACCACTGTGCAATGCAACCTCTGTGTTCATGCATACGACCACTGTGCAATGCAACCTCTGTGCCATAAAACCTCACttttcagccgggcacagtggctgacgcctgtaatcccagcactttgggaggccaaggcgggcggatcacgaggtcaggagatcgacaccatcctggctaacatggtgaaaccccatctctactaaaaatacaaaaaattagccgggcgtggtggcgggcacctctagttccagctactcgggaggctgagaattctcctgctgaggcaggagaatggtgtgaacctgggaggcagagcttgcagtgagctgagatggtgccactgcactccagcctgggcgacagagcgagaccctgtctcaaaaaaaaaaaaaaaaacccagaaaaaaacccctcacttttcatatttttctctttatgaaCCATACAAATGATTTCACTACGAGATGAGCTCATAGTTTTACAAAGACATGAAGCTGCTGTTGTCAAATAATGATTACTTTTCTCTCAGGAGCAAAGTCGGGGGTGATGTTAAAGTCAGTGCCCAGGGGCCTCCTTATGATAACTGAAGACCTAGACCAAGCCCAGACTCAGGGCTCTTCCTCTCTAGGACCACAGCTTCTGTGATCTCAGACAAGCCTGTGTTACCTTTTGGTGACACAGTTGGCTTTTCTTTGAATTGTACCAATTTAATTGTACTTGACATGTTTTCCTCAATAAAAACACATTAGAC from Rhinopithecus roxellana isolate Shanxi Qingling chromosome 15, ASM756505v1, whole genome shotgun sequence includes:
- the EXPH5 gene encoding exophilin-5 isoform X1, which encodes MREESGMPPPWDASLLENEFFQVLDDLDSKLAQEQSASSVNTRTPLNYGSRTQFSHFYSSGSRHGNITERHKKHYNETSNMSIYDILRPGTPREGFKTFSPRTRTIYDMYRTREPRVFKEDYVQKNTLGSTSLCFDSRQRLALPATGHFTARSLHFPATTQNKSGFIPPRHQQSPKRTPLSSIIWNRSDSSRDRENLRAPSPMEIDPADKYVYPRGFQENRRYESYHSQNVYQRVSLNVPMENAMSPDTFENSENMPFYHQSNPFARSFFSNTFGQSGEQRRFGQSPFWSQQKGHSFWSDFHQSRKSFSSSDRDFEMISMEANSASAIHGHSVSSEHWESFSSGYGTDVSRVQEEPHPWQFDFQTSTLESMAVSHGSETKLTPHFGTPNVCSMTGSSYHVKSGELVSQQDSSPVEVHINKEASSFGIAQTLASSFKTSFPQTSDDRRNPQSPNLQNPTVTLQKIIPNKPASHPMRSHTEVTVTNSNSIDSLSLAKSQPNILVTEVNNEKDLNESISEEDKQLSKMDQTNKAGEVPQPVSQRGISNSLPDFQNPFSQDSAKSNRFGFSASTTISSKQSPRVFSRKDTSKMYTPHKDKSNDIKQDKRFTENRKLGSTASLPFIQEHRTPLSFPRTDQGCHQELTVSNEDISSIITNNHWSSAPTDIQNAQSPEKPVILDTEGEQCATIHSTNCGKLTTGHKTSCDSLDLSSAALPDSSPSNNSSLDAPVVPSTTVFSRRSPSDKDPSLGEREEKDNAGKNQKNQFILSHSENQERNDSHVPTHDEVVDVKCHSHSPFRNERGKGKIRHRISCIEKLSKTESISVPTSDHRSLIEANQSNSKGSELDTIYCTLPRKSSSFLIHGRQSGSKIMAASLRNGPPPFQIKNNVEDAMGNYTLNKFSPGSPESVNECSKVISDSALEAPEATKRMTNVKSSGSTSIRKGPLPFLINRAMSCPSGEPHASTGREERKKPLTSGRDASELTPRAWERIISPVESDSSVRDCSLTKRHHRKENFQECTEKEGKMAASRRSVLALSNEDPLPFCSDLSGKERGKTLHKVKTTSTFSVSGDEDNVKCLEVVSIYYTLPRKPSKKFCNLLQQYTQNTNSLTESPQVETETFPNALEKDEQNYFTREQSGTPSCENLKMSVNSDQTLTTENMTAFRLSNRGPLVPTLQEMASVEAAVSLPEEESKAREIFSDNLAKTPLGDSENKKERGKKLQSETLHTLLMLQRKNVSEEKSENCQQSINTSNSGPSSLPALSEVNIGNSQARRNSWECTGSGRAIPFTGSGKCPQKDHTSTTVGESSSGSQPREGRGDVGTNCQKMTNKTLSHSESQVFALTPALHKLQLGEETQSDEPNLESLQSEPRELPQRSQEANMTESRKAEDEMQKSAWDQPSLPEGNNKNKTNSDDLVKGENRSSVKHRLAVMSKANRKFPAKDVSPRRHVATIFPQSGGRSGFDHLPLGTVECNPLFPEPTPKSADSIGESRLSEDGKHVKKSENPLPITVLPSREPSTHVSNQKSNSISQRHQNEFKNVSESPSKLESSKDVTVAENLERESGAPSPITFTSLREAEFSDDQRRLSPPFPLEPAQKSRVSIPLASFLRQQRSASSLEWEPEPHLYRSKSLKSINMHGDLLRKSHPPKVRERHFSESTSIDNALSRLTLGNEFSVNNGYSRRFRSFSELPSYDGNESWAYRSGTKTGTRSATSIYRPIDYGIFGKEQQLAFLENVKRSLTQGRLWKPSFLKNPGFLKDGLRNAPNPSESLSSNSPCSQMPEDGLSPSEPLNIYEDDPVDSDCDTDTTTDDEYYLDENDKESEL
- the EXPH5 gene encoding exophilin-5 isoform X2, whose translation is MLKQPLTYRLRKEMAKNDPIELPTSRSKNVTNQKKPTPFSSRMSFKSSFASLFSFRKSGKETSKLPSLGQKGCDGHAGPPVPVRGAAVQAKIYSSPLENQLVDSAFVPKPAVMREESGMPPPWDASLLENEFFQVLDDLDSKLAQEQSASSVNTRTPLNYGSRTQFSHFYSSGSRHGNITERHKKHYNETSNMSIYDILRPGTPREGFKTFSPRTRTIYDMYRTREPRVFKEDYVQKNTLGSTSLCFDSRQRLALPATGHFTARSLHFPATTQNKSGFIPPRHQQSPKRTPLSSIIWNRSDSSRDRENLRAPSPMEIDPADKYVYPRGFQENRRYESYHSQNVYQRVSLNVPMENAMSPDTFENSENMPFYHQSNPFARSFFSNTFGQSGEQRRFGQSPFWSQQKGHSFWSDFHQSRKSFSSSDRDFEMISMEANSASAIHGHSVSSEHWESFSSGYGTDVSRVQEEPHPWQFDFQTSTLESMAVSHGSETKLTPHFGTPNVCSMTGSSYHVKSGELVSQQDSSPVEVHINKEASSFGIAQTLASSFKTSFPQTSDDRRNPQSPNLQNPTVTLQKIIPNKPASHPMRSHTEVTVTNSNSIDSLSLAKSQPNILVTEVNNEKDLNESISEEDKQLSKMDQTNKAGEVPQPVSQRGISNSLPDFQNPFSQDSAKSNRFGFSASTTISSKQSPRVFSRKDTSKMYTPHKDKSNDIKQDKRFTENRKLGSTASLPFIQEHRTPLSFPRTDQGCHQELTVSNEDISSIITNNHWSSAPTDIQNAQSPEKPVILDTEGEQCATIHSTNCGKLTTGHKTSCDSLDLSSAALPDSSPSNNSSLDAPVVPSTTVFSRRSPSDKDPSLGEREEKDNAGKNQKNQFILSHSENQERNDSHVPTHDEVVDVKCHSHSPFRNERGKGKIRHRISCIEKLSKTESISVPTSDHRSLIEANQSNSKGSELDTIYCTLPRKSSSFLIHGRQSGSKIMAASLRNGPPPFQIKNNVEDAMGNYTLNKFSPGSPESVNECSKVISDSALEAPEATKRMTNVKSSGSTSIRKGPLPFLINRAMSCPSGEPHASTGREERKKPLTSGRDASELTPRAWERIISPVESDSSVRDCSLTKRHHRKENFQECTEKEGKMAASRRSVLALSNEDPLPFCSDLSGKERGKTLHKVKTTSTFSVSGDEDNVKCLEVVSIYYTLPRKPSKKFCNLLQQYTQNTNSLTESPQVETETFPNALEKDEQNYFTREQSGTPSCENLKMSVNSDQTLTTENMTAFRLSNRGPLVPTLQEMASVEAAVSLPEEESKAREIFSDNLAKTPLGDSENKKERGKKLQSETLHTLLMLQRKNVSEEKSENCQQSINTSNSGPSSLPALSEVNIGNSQARRNSWECTGSGRAIPFTGSGKCPQKDHTSTTVGESSSGSQPREGRGDVGTNCQKMTNKTLSHSESQVFALTPALHKLQLGEETQSDEPNLESLQSEPRELPQRSQEANMTESRKAEDEMQKSAWDQPSLPEGNNKNKTNSDDLVKGENRSSVKHRLAVMSKANRKFPAKDVSPRRHVATIFPQSGGRSGFDHLPLGTVECNPLFPEPTPKSADSIGESRLSEDGKHVKKSENPLPITVLPSREPSTHVSNQKSNSISQRHQNEFKNVSESPSKLESSKDVTVAENLERESGAPSPITFTSLREAEFSDDQRRLSPPFPLEPAQKSRVSIPLASFLRQQRSASSLEWEPEPHLYRSKSLKSINMHGDLLRKSHPPKVRERHFSESTSIDNALSRLTLGNEFSVNNGYSRRFRSFSELPSYDGNESWAYRSGTKTGTRSATSIYRPIDYGIFGKEQQLAFLENVKRSLTQGRLWKPSFLKNPGFLKDGLRNAPNPSESLSSNSPCSQMPEDGLSPSEPLNIYEDDPVDSDCDTDTTTDDEYYLDENDKESEL